A part of Melittangium boletus DSM 14713 genomic DNA contains:
- a CDS encoding PP2C family protein-serine/threonine phosphatase, producing the protein MPARSRIDSGAATHIGRRSNNEDSFCEKPELGFFAVADGLGGHEGGEVASQLVLRTVTDFLSSDERTAPSAPVPSAESEPAAAGPERLLREAVQLAHHEVRAQQKGKLHMMASTLTAVLFEQDEAVVCNLGDSRTFLVRDGAVQRLTKDHTVLAEMEAAGLDTKTPFALRHRNSLTGAVGMEDSVDVDCGRVSVRPGDVLLLCSDGLYEPVPPDLMVELLAQGGSAREMAERLVTRAYDRGGTDNITGIVLRVL; encoded by the coding sequence ATGCCTGCCAGGTCACGAATCGACAGCGGAGCGGCCACCCACATTGGCCGCCGTTCGAACAACGAGGACTCCTTCTGCGAGAAGCCGGAGCTCGGCTTCTTCGCGGTCGCGGATGGCTTGGGGGGGCACGAGGGAGGCGAGGTGGCCAGTCAGCTCGTGCTGCGCACGGTGACGGACTTCCTGTCCTCCGACGAGCGGACGGCGCCCTCCGCGCCGGTGCCGAGCGCCGAATCGGAACCGGCGGCCGCGGGCCCCGAGCGGTTGTTGCGCGAGGCCGTGCAGCTCGCCCACCATGAGGTGCGGGCCCAGCAGAAGGGCAAGCTGCACATGATGGCGTCCACCCTCACCGCGGTGCTGTTCGAACAGGACGAGGCGGTGGTGTGCAACCTCGGTGACAGCCGCACCTTCCTGGTGAGGGACGGGGCGGTGCAGCGGCTCACCAAGGATCACACCGTGCTCGCGGAGATGGAGGCGGCGGGGCTGGACACGAAGACGCCCTTCGCCCTGCGCCACCGCAACTCGCTCACGGGCGCGGTGGGCATGGAGGACAGCGTGGACGTGGACTGTGGCCGCGTGTCCGTGCGCCCCGGTGACGTGCTCCTCTTGTGCAGCGATGGGCTGTACGAGCCCGTGCCGCCGGATTTGATGGTGGAACTGCTGGCCCAGGGCGGCTCGGCGCGGGAGATGGCCGAGCGGCTCGTCACCCGCGCCTATGACCGGGGCGGCACGGACAACATCACCGGCATCGTGCTCCGGGTGCTGTGA
- a CDS encoding endonuclease/exonuclease/phosphatase family protein: MRSRVHAVLVLFLAALLTRCAPPESASEPDATPREAAQALTPGGGLRFMTYNIKHGELSSLEAIAGVINAQAPDLVALQEVDVLTTRSGKVDQAARLGLLTGMQAVFVPSLTSYDSGQYGLALLSRYPIRSSQRIPLRSAAEQRVLALYTVELDAQHLLPVGVTHFGTTDAAERLNQAADVKAALAGKPWALLGGDFNATPSESSISSLMQQFTDAWKRGGSGAAIPAPRAFPLGASTT, encoded by the coding sequence ATGCGTTCCCGTGTTCACGCTGTCCTCGTCCTCTTCCTCGCCGCCCTCCTCACTCGCTGCGCTCCGCCCGAGTCCGCCTCCGAACCGGACGCCACCCCGAGAGAAGCCGCTCAGGCCCTCACTCCCGGAGGAGGGCTGCGGTTCATGACGTACAACATCAAGCACGGCGAGCTGAGCAGCCTCGAGGCCATCGCGGGCGTCATCAACGCTCAGGCGCCGGACCTCGTCGCGCTCCAGGAGGTGGATGTCCTCACCACGCGCTCGGGCAAGGTGGACCAGGCCGCGCGGCTCGGCCTGCTCACCGGCATGCAGGCCGTGTTCGTCCCCTCGCTGACCAGCTACGACTCGGGCCAGTACGGCCTGGCGCTCCTGTCGCGCTACCCCATCCGCTCCTCGCAGCGCATCCCCCTGCGCTCGGCCGCCGAGCAGCGTGTCCTCGCGCTCTACACGGTGGAGCTGGATGCCCAGCACCTCTTGCCCGTGGGCGTTACCCACTTCGGCACCACCGACGCCGCCGAGCGGCTCAACCAGGCCGCGGACGTCAAGGCGGCGCTCGCGGGCAAGCCCTGGGCCCTGCTCGGCGGTGACTTCAACGCCACGCCTTCCGAGTCCAGCATCTCCAGCCTGATGCAGCAGTTCACCGACGCCTGGAAGCGGGGCGGCTCGGGCGCGGCTATACCAGCTCCGCGGGCTTTCCCACTCGGCGCATCGACTACCTGA
- a CDS encoding DUF4082 domain-containing protein, giving the protein MLGSAWTSPVSASVPGASSQSDHRPVVATLILPWSQTLLGDRVPGTAVQADTKAVEVGVRFRSNVAGTINALRFYRGTGNASGYVARLWTLSGTLLAQVPVRDGRIPGWQEGTLSSPVPITAGTTYVVSYYSSNGQFARDVDGFASALVSGNLTAPASVGGNGVYVYATGGGFPTNSYKDTNYWVDVRFTPAP; this is encoded by the coding sequence ATGCTCGGCTCCGCGTGGACCTCGCCCGTCTCCGCCAGCGTGCCCGGGGCGTCGTCCCAGTCGGATCATCGCCCCGTGGTGGCCACGCTCATCCTGCCGTGGAGCCAGACCCTGCTGGGAGATCGGGTGCCGGGCACCGCCGTCCAGGCGGACACGAAGGCCGTCGAGGTGGGCGTCCGGTTCCGTAGCAATGTCGCCGGCACCATCAACGCGCTGCGCTTCTACCGGGGCACCGGCAATGCCAGCGGCTACGTGGCGCGCCTGTGGACCCTGTCGGGCACGCTGCTGGCCCAGGTCCCGGTTCGCGACGGGCGCATTCCCGGATGGCAGGAAGGCACCTTGTCCTCGCCCGTCCCCATCACAGCGGGCACCACCTACGTGGTCTCCTACTACTCGTCCAACGGGCAGTTCGCGCGGGACGTGGATGGCTTCGCGAGCGCGCTCGTCAGTGGCAACCTCACCGCGCCCGCGAGCGTGGGTGGCAACGGCGTCTATGTCTACGCCACGGGCGGAGGCTTCCCGACGAACTCGTACAAGGACACCAACTACTGGGTGGACGTGCGCTTCACGCCCGCGCCGTGA
- a CDS encoding FdhF/YdeP family oxidoreductase produces MAETTRDTQTPESGDSSPRTPAALRPSAQPPTLAEPLRVGAPASVAGGVTAVVKAMQHAWDEMGVMRGAQTLLKVNQAHGFDCPGCAWPDPAHRSAFEFCENGAKAVAEEATTARVTPDFFQKWSLVDLAAQTDHWLGKQGRLTHPMVLREGASHYEPVSWDEAFALVASELHALGAPDEAAFYTSGRTSNEAAFLYQLLVRRFGTNNLPDCSNMCHESSGTALTETVGIGKGTVTLEDFEKARLIVVIGQNPGTNHPRMLTALEAAKRQGCRIVSINPLPEAGLQRFKHPQAVRGVLGGGTPLSDAFLQVRINGDVALLQGLGKALLEREARAPGTVVARDFVESETLGFEAWAAHLAGVSWDDVVEQSGIPRERLETVAGWMAETDQIIWCWAMGLTQHKNAVGNIQEVVNLTLLRGAIGKPGAGLCPVRGHSNVQGDRTMGINERPRPAFLKSLGAEFGFTPPEHHGLDVVATIEAMRAERVKVFFALGGNFLSATPDTEATAEALRRTRLTVHVSTKLNRAHLVTGRRALILPCLGRTERDTQASGPQFVTVENSMGVVHTSRGTLPPASEHLLSEPALVARLARAVLGPKDTVPWEELAADYGRVRERIARVIPGFEDFNRRVLEPGGFSLPNGPREGRFTTTSGKAHFTVHPMPRWELEPGQLLMMTIRTHDQYNTTVYGLDDRYRGIKAGRRVVMLNAEDMKELGVTAGQPVDLTSHFEGERRVARKFVVVPYDIPRRCAATYFPEANVLVPLHSIADKSRTPTSKSVVITLVPSVDLPALEASR; encoded by the coding sequence ATGGCGGAGACGACGCGTGACACCCAGACCCCGGAGTCCGGCGACTCCTCCCCTCGGACCCCCGCCGCCCTCCGCCCGAGCGCCCAGCCGCCCACCCTCGCCGAACCCTTGCGCGTGGGCGCCCCAGCGAGCGTCGCGGGCGGCGTGACGGCGGTGGTGAAGGCGATGCAGCACGCCTGGGACGAGATGGGCGTCATGCGCGGCGCCCAGACGCTGCTCAAGGTGAACCAGGCGCACGGCTTCGACTGCCCCGGCTGCGCGTGGCCGGACCCGGCCCACCGCTCGGCCTTCGAGTTCTGCGAGAACGGCGCGAAGGCGGTGGCGGAGGAGGCCACCACGGCCCGGGTGACGCCCGACTTCTTCCAGAAGTGGAGCCTCGTGGACCTGGCGGCCCAGACGGACCACTGGCTGGGCAAGCAGGGGCGGCTCACGCACCCCATGGTGCTGCGCGAGGGCGCCTCGCACTACGAGCCCGTGTCCTGGGACGAGGCCTTCGCGCTCGTGGCGAGCGAGCTGCACGCGCTCGGCGCCCCGGACGAGGCGGCCTTCTACACCTCGGGGAGGACGAGCAACGAGGCGGCGTTCCTCTACCAACTGCTCGTGCGGCGCTTCGGCACCAACAACCTGCCGGACTGCTCGAACATGTGCCACGAGTCGAGCGGCACGGCGCTCACGGAGACGGTGGGCATCGGCAAGGGCACGGTGACGCTGGAGGACTTCGAGAAGGCCCGGCTCATCGTCGTCATCGGGCAGAACCCGGGCACCAACCACCCGCGCATGCTCACGGCGCTCGAGGCCGCCAAGCGCCAGGGCTGCCGCATCGTCAGCATCAACCCGCTGCCCGAGGCGGGCCTGCAACGCTTCAAGCATCCCCAGGCCGTCCGGGGGGTGCTGGGCGGGGGCACGCCGCTCTCGGACGCCTTCCTCCAGGTGCGCATCAACGGGGACGTGGCGCTGCTGCAGGGCCTGGGCAAGGCGCTGCTCGAGCGCGAGGCGCGGGCGCCGGGCACGGTGGTGGCGCGCGACTTCGTGGAGTCGGAGACGCTGGGCTTCGAGGCCTGGGCGGCGCACCTGGCGGGCGTGTCCTGGGACGACGTGGTGGAGCAGAGCGGCATCCCGCGCGAGCGGCTGGAGACCGTGGCCGGGTGGATGGCGGAGACGGACCAAATCATCTGGTGCTGGGCCATGGGGCTCACGCAGCACAAGAACGCCGTGGGCAACATCCAGGAGGTGGTCAACCTGACGCTCCTGCGCGGCGCCATCGGCAAGCCGGGGGCGGGGCTGTGCCCGGTGCGCGGCCACAGCAACGTGCAGGGCGACCGGACCATGGGCATCAACGAGCGGCCCCGTCCGGCCTTCCTGAAGTCACTGGGCGCGGAGTTCGGCTTCACCCCGCCCGAGCACCACGGCCTGGACGTGGTGGCCACCATCGAGGCCATGCGCGCGGAGCGGGTGAAGGTCTTCTTCGCGCTGGGCGGCAACTTCCTGTCGGCGACGCCGGACACGGAAGCCACGGCCGAGGCCCTGCGCCGCACGCGGCTGACGGTGCACGTGTCCACCAAGCTCAACCGGGCGCACCTGGTCACCGGGCGGCGGGCGCTCATCCTGCCGTGCCTGGGCCGCACCGAGCGCGACACCCAGGCCTCGGGGCCGCAATTCGTCACGGTGGAGAACTCCATGGGGGTGGTGCACACCTCGCGAGGGACGCTGCCACCCGCCTCGGAGCACCTGCTCAGCGAGCCCGCGCTCGTGGCGAGGCTCGCGCGGGCGGTGCTCGGCCCGAAGGACACCGTGCCCTGGGAGGAGCTGGCGGCGGACTACGGCCGGGTGCGCGAGCGCATCGCGCGGGTGATTCCCGGCTTCGAGGACTTCAACCGGCGGGTGCTGGAGCCGGGAGGCTTCTCGCTGCCGAACGGGCCTCGCGAGGGCCGCTTCACCACCACGAGCGGCAAGGCCCACTTCACGGTGCACCCGATGCCCCGGTGGGAGCTCGAGCCGGGCCAGCTCCTGATGATGACGATCCGCACGCATGACCAGTACAACACGACGGTGTACGGGCTGGATGACCGCTACCGGGGCATCAAGGCCGGGCGGCGGGTGGTGATGCTCAACGCCGAGGACATGAAGGAGCTGGGCGTCACGGCGGGCCAGCCGGTGGACCTGACGAGCCACTTCGAGGGCGAGCGGCGCGTGGCCCGGAAGTTCGTGGTGGTGCCCTACGACATTCCCCGGCGGTGCGCGGCCACCTACTTCCCCGAGGCCAACGTGCTGGTGCCGCTCCACAGCATCGCGGACAAGAGCCGCACCCCCACGTCCAAATCGGTCGTCATCACCCTCGTGCCGTCCGTGGACCTACCCGCCCTGGAGGCGTCGCGATGA
- a CDS encoding ADYC domain-containing protein, whose translation MPPLSTRLLFPFCLGASLGLFAACQGEPPALQETSAWTTRSFAQDEEGWPTQGRLLHGSELESVSFLKAAFEDTGELIQDLRLEKGELVGEVTYRDDSGSPVLSTCAVTPTTGVNRNCGFSWKGVGSCTPQSSVHLGAGGCGLGTCSGNAVLRVCPGTQPCVSANAIASGDNGCNGSLCPDVTFTCPASGTYTVLAGAWMAGQPWSARVEASSGKFPARRVLRGAELIGARLFGTSVKNPQHDDMTVVIEDVLNANQVVDEGRSPPTWWDGSGNTFLYKMKMKRQDEWVTCSNVNGGPNSDWMVPVSGVYDEDTGARDTSDPTRFTLGCHHDVIAKCYRWGYQPWKDGLNPGGTGNMGDAHAVCTRMARADYCGNGGTQTQEGTHITFWDHQVNPTVFTRPDADDILPQEIFEAGWNRSGAVCLSHARWKTLPPPPIGCPLIAPSLLPDGSIAGDCKPGEKWHNDVLCPTVCNTPEEALNYEPSTSPIRLFNHSAIHGADGGTPSDGGVPTP comes from the coding sequence ATGCCCCCCTTGTCGACCCGTCTTCTGTTCCCCTTCTGTCTTGGCGCCAGCCTGGGCCTGTTCGCGGCCTGTCAGGGTGAACCCCCCGCGCTCCAGGAGACGTCGGCCTGGACCACCCGCTCCTTCGCCCAGGACGAGGAGGGCTGGCCCACCCAGGGCCGGCTGCTGCACGGCTCGGAGCTGGAGAGCGTCTCCTTCCTGAAGGCGGCCTTCGAGGACACCGGTGAACTCATCCAGGACCTGCGCTTGGAAAAGGGAGAGCTCGTCGGCGAGGTCACCTACCGCGACGACAGCGGCAGCCCCGTGTTGTCCACCTGCGCGGTCACTCCCACCACGGGCGTCAACCGCAACTGCGGCTTCTCCTGGAAGGGCGTGGGCTCGTGCACGCCCCAGAGCTCCGTGCACCTGGGCGCGGGGGGCTGCGGGCTCGGCACCTGCTCTGGAAACGCCGTGTTGCGCGTCTGCCCGGGTACCCAACCGTGTGTCTCCGCGAATGCGATCGCCTCGGGGGACAACGGCTGCAACGGCAGCCTCTGCCCGGATGTCACCTTCACGTGCCCCGCCTCGGGCACGTACACGGTGCTCGCGGGAGCCTGGATGGCCGGCCAGCCCTGGAGCGCCCGCGTCGAGGCTTCCAGCGGCAAGTTCCCCGCGCGCCGGGTGCTGCGCGGCGCGGAGTTGATCGGCGCCCGGCTCTTCGGCACCTCCGTGAAGAACCCGCAACACGACGACATGACCGTCGTCATCGAGGACGTCCTCAACGCGAACCAGGTGGTGGACGAGGGCCGCTCTCCCCCCACGTGGTGGGATGGCAGCGGCAACACCTTCCTCTACAAGATGAAGATGAAGCGCCAGGACGAGTGGGTGACGTGCTCGAACGTGAATGGAGGACCGAACTCGGACTGGATGGTGCCGGTGTCGGGCGTCTATGACGAGGACACGGGCGCCCGAGACACCTCGGATCCCACGCGCTTCACCCTCGGGTGCCACCACGACGTCATCGCCAAGTGCTACCGCTGGGGCTACCAGCCCTGGAAGGACGGCCTCAACCCCGGCGGCACCGGCAACATGGGCGACGCCCACGCCGTCTGCACGCGCATGGCCCGCGCGGACTATTGCGGCAACGGCGGCACGCAGACCCAGGAAGGCACCCACATCACGTTCTGGGACCACCAGGTGAACCCCACCGTCTTCACCCGGCCCGACGCCGACGACATCCTCCCCCAGGAGATCTTCGAGGCGGGATGGAACAGGTCGGGCGCCGTGTGCTTGAGCCATGCGCGCTGGAAGACCCTGCCACCGCCTCCCATCGGCTGCCCCCTCATCGCCCCGTCCTTGCTCCCCGATGGAAGCATCGCGGGGGATTGCAAGCCCGGAGAGAAGTGGCACAACGACGTGCTCTGCCCCACGGTCTGCAACACCCCCGAGGAGGCCTTGAATTACGAGCCCTCCACCAGCCCCATCCGGCTGTTCAACCACTCGGCGATCCATGGCGCCGACGGCGGAACGCCCTCCGACGGTGGAGTGCCCACGCCCTGA
- a CDS encoding protein kinase domain-containing protein: MSRAGGEPPREFEEYRLLRPLGQGAMGQVYLAHDTLLERLVAVKFITPGGVSEETARARFFQEARAIARLQHPNVVAIHRVGEVRRRPYLVSEFIRGQPLDTLPRPVEGRHVLRIAVGLARGLAAAHRRGILHRDIKPANAVLSEEGEVKLLDFGLAELAERVPPEPGSSAPAPSPASAPERETRPVASPRETRPLPSPGTAPTALALAPPEPRASPPLEGEATAGTPLYLAPELWRGEPASRASDIYALGILLYELCTGRAPHEDVPLAQLARAVCEEPPRPLAEVAPALPPGLAAVVDRCLAADPARRYDSGDALREALEALAAPTRPSALPSGNPYRGLLAFDAGHRGVFFGREAEARAVVDRLRASPFVLVAGDSGVGKSSLCRAGVLPAVEESGLGDGAKRWHVAPWVPGRQPLVAIAEALAPVLGGDGASLAAQLSEPGGEPGALAQALRRRPPDAPPVLLFVDQLEELVTLSPPEDAARLVGELVLLVRRVPGVRVLGTARSDCLTRLMTLPGLDEELPRALHLLPAMSLAGLREAIVGPARALGVRFESSAVVESLVAATARTEGGLPLLQFALAELWEARDREHGIIPAAALEAMGGVEGALARHADGVVARLRPEQRPRARELLLSLVTPEGTRARRTAAELHVGPGDTWSHEVLEGLVRGRLLLAGETEGGEGHYELAHESLLLGWPTLRGWLGQGEQRRAVRHRLERAATEWERLGRPAELLYGDKLLSEVAAAELEPVGPREEELLAHSRRAARGRRLRRWALAASVPVTLLAGVGAVRWQVRAGLDATVAARLGEARGEWDGARRLAEESGRLRQEALARFDTPGERESAESTWARALEVGRAADAAYASATSALEATGGLAPGHEEVRERLADLLAERVALAEREGHAEQRAELLGRLAAYDVTGERRKRWTQPARLTVRTRPEGARMWLSAPGPDAEPEHEWGASPGEARLSAGSHLLRLEAPGRAEVRVPVWLRAGEALALDVALPRAGAVPGGFIHIPPGRFLQGSGEEALRRTFFNASPLHEAHTGAFLIARHEVTFADWMAWLDALPPAERAARLPGTRGARGGVVLEKVGGRWRLTLRPASREYVAWEGEPLRYGQRERRAMQDWRRVPISAISFEDAEAYADWLARTGRVPGARLCTEAEWERAARGADGRRFPSGDTLAPDDANIDVTYGREPLGFGPDEVGSHPRSRSPFGVDDMAGNVWEWVRSAEDPRQPVIRGGSWFQAEIGSQSANREAMERTLREPLVGLRLCATPQEDG; the protein is encoded by the coding sequence CCCCCGGGGGCGTGAGCGAGGAGACGGCGCGGGCGCGCTTCTTCCAGGAGGCACGCGCCATCGCCCGGCTGCAACACCCCAACGTCGTGGCCATCCACCGCGTGGGCGAGGTGCGCCGGCGGCCCTACCTCGTGTCGGAGTTCATCCGGGGCCAACCCCTGGACACCCTGCCCCGGCCCGTGGAGGGGCGGCATGTGCTGCGCATCGCCGTGGGCCTCGCGCGCGGGCTGGCCGCCGCCCATCGCCGCGGCATCCTCCACCGCGACATCAAGCCCGCCAACGCCGTGCTCTCCGAGGAAGGCGAGGTGAAGCTGCTCGACTTCGGACTGGCCGAGCTCGCCGAGCGCGTCCCGCCCGAGCCGGGCTCCAGCGCCCCCGCGCCGTCTCCGGCCTCCGCTCCCGAGCGCGAAACACGGCCCGTCGCCTCGCCCAGGGAAACCCGGCCGCTGCCCTCTCCGGGCACCGCGCCCACCGCGCTCGCCCTCGCGCCCCCCGAGCCCCGGGCCTCGCCTCCTTTAGAAGGAGAGGCCACCGCGGGCACACCGCTCTACCTCGCCCCCGAGCTGTGGCGGGGCGAGCCCGCCAGCCGCGCGAGCGACATCTACGCCCTGGGCATCCTGCTGTACGAGCTGTGCACGGGCCGAGCGCCCCATGAGGACGTGCCGCTCGCCCAGCTGGCCCGCGCCGTGTGCGAGGAGCCGCCCCGTCCCCTCGCGGAAGTGGCACCCGCCCTGCCCCCGGGACTGGCGGCGGTGGTGGACCGGTGCCTCGCGGCGGACCCCGCGCGGCGCTACGACTCGGGAGACGCGCTGCGCGAGGCCCTGGAAGCCCTGGCCGCTCCCACCCGCCCGAGCGCCCTGCCCTCCGGCAATCCCTACCGGGGCCTGCTCGCCTTCGATGCCGGCCACCGCGGCGTCTTCTTCGGCCGCGAGGCGGAAGCGCGAGCCGTGGTGGATCGACTGCGCGCCAGCCCCTTCGTCCTCGTCGCGGGAGACTCGGGCGTGGGCAAGAGCTCGCTGTGCCGCGCGGGCGTGCTGCCCGCCGTGGAGGAATCCGGCCTGGGAGACGGAGCGAAGCGCTGGCACGTGGCGCCCTGGGTGCCCGGACGCCAGCCGCTGGTGGCGATCGCCGAGGCGCTCGCGCCCGTGCTGGGAGGAGACGGAGCCTCCCTCGCGGCCCAGCTGTCGGAGCCCGGCGGGGAACCGGGCGCGCTGGCCCAGGCGCTGCGGCGGCGTCCACCCGACGCGCCCCCGGTGCTCCTCTTCGTGGATCAACTGGAAGAGCTCGTCACGCTCTCGCCTCCCGAGGACGCGGCGCGGCTCGTGGGCGAGCTGGTCCTCCTGGTGCGCCGGGTACCGGGCGTGCGGGTGCTGGGCACGGCGCGCAGTGACTGCCTCACCCGGTTGATGACGCTGCCCGGACTGGACGAGGAACTGCCACGCGCGCTGCACCTGCTGCCCGCGATGTCCCTGGCGGGCTTGCGCGAGGCCATCGTCGGCCCGGCGCGGGCGCTCGGGGTGCGCTTCGAGTCCAGCGCCGTGGTGGAGTCCCTGGTGGCGGCCACCGCGCGCACGGAAGGCGGCCTGCCCCTGCTCCAGTTCGCCCTCGCCGAGCTGTGGGAGGCCCGGGACCGCGAGCACGGCATCATCCCCGCGGCGGCGCTGGAGGCCATGGGCGGCGTGGAGGGCGCGCTGGCCCGGCACGCGGATGGGGTGGTGGCGCGGCTGCGGCCCGAGCAGCGGCCCCGGGCGCGCGAGCTGCTGCTCTCGCTCGTCACGCCCGAGGGCACCCGCGCGCGTCGCACCGCCGCCGAGCTGCACGTCGGCCCCGGAGATACCTGGAGCCACGAGGTGCTGGAGGGGCTGGTGCGCGGACGGCTGCTGCTCGCCGGAGAGACGGAGGGCGGCGAGGGCCACTACGAGCTCGCCCACGAGAGCCTGCTGCTGGGCTGGCCCACGTTGAGGGGGTGGCTCGGCCAGGGCGAGCAGCGCCGCGCGGTGCGCCACCGGTTGGAGCGTGCCGCCACCGAGTGGGAGCGGCTGGGCCGGCCCGCGGAGCTGCTGTACGGCGACAAGCTGCTGTCGGAGGTGGCCGCGGCGGAGCTGGAGCCCGTGGGCCCCCGGGAGGAGGAACTGCTCGCCCATTCACGGCGCGCGGCACGGGGCCGGAGGCTGCGGCGCTGGGCCTTGGCGGCGAGCGTGCCCGTGACGCTGCTCGCGGGCGTGGGCGCGGTGCGCTGGCAGGTGCGCGCGGGCCTGGACGCCACGGTGGCGGCGCGGCTGGGCGAGGCGCGGGGCGAGTGGGACGGGGCACGGAGGCTCGCGGAGGAGAGCGGGCGGCTGCGCCAGGAAGCCCTCGCGCGCTTCGACACGCCCGGGGAGCGCGAGTCCGCCGAGTCCACCTGGGCCCGGGCGCTGGAAGTGGGGCGGGCGGCGGACGCGGCCTATGCGAGCGCCACCAGCGCGCTGGAGGCCACGGGCGGGCTCGCCCCGGGCCATGAAGAGGTGCGCGAGCGCCTGGCGGATCTCCTCGCCGAGCGCGTGGCCCTGGCCGAGCGCGAGGGCCACGCGGAGCAGCGCGCGGAGTTGCTGGGGCGGCTGGCCGCCTATGACGTCACGGGCGAGCGGAGGAAGCGGTGGACACAGCCCGCGCGGCTGACGGTGCGCACCCGGCCGGAGGGCGCCCGGATGTGGCTGAGTGCCCCCGGACCGGACGCCGAGCCCGAGCATGAATGGGGTGCCTCACCCGGAGAGGCGAGGTTGTCCGCGGGCTCGCACCTGCTGCGGCTGGAAGCACCGGGGCGGGCCGAGGTCCGCGTGCCCGTGTGGCTGCGCGCGGGCGAGGCGCTGGCGCTGGACGTGGCGCTGCCCCGGGCCGGAGCCGTTCCCGGGGGCTTCATCCATATCCCCCCTGGACGCTTCCTCCAGGGCAGTGGAGAGGAGGCGCTGCGGCGCACCTTCTTCAACGCCTCGCCCCTGCACGAGGCCCACACCGGCGCCTTCCTCATCGCCCGGCACGAGGTGACGTTCGCGGACTGGATGGCCTGGCTCGACGCGCTGCCTCCGGCCGAGCGCGCGGCGCGGCTGCCCGGCACCCGGGGGGCGCGCGGGGGCGTGGTGCTGGAGAAGGTGGGAGGCCGCTGGCGCCTCACCCTGCGTCCCGCCTCGCGCGAGTACGTGGCCTGGGAGGGCGAGCCCCTGCGCTACGGCCAGCGCGAGCGCCGCGCGATGCAGGACTGGCGCCGCGTCCCCATCTCCGCCATCTCCTTCGAGGACGCGGAGGCCTACGCGGACTGGCTCGCCCGGACGGGCCGCGTCCCCGGCGCTCGGCTGTGCACCGAGGCCGAGTGGGAGCGGGCCGCCCGGGGCGCGGATGGGCGCCGTTTCCCCTCGGGCGACACGCTGGCGCCGGACGACGCCAACATCGACGTGACGTATGGCCGCGAGCCGCTCGGCTTCGGACCGGACGAGGTGGGCAGCCACCCGCGCTCGCGCAGCCCCTTCGGGGTGGACGACATGGCCGGCAACGTCTGGGAGTGGGTGCGCTCCGCCGAGGACCCGCGCCAACCCGTCATCCGGGGCGGAAGCTGGTTCCAGGCGGAGATTGGCAGCCAGAGCGCCAACCGCGAGGCCATGGAGCGCACCCTGCGCGAGCCCCTGGTCGGCCTGCGCCTGTGCGCCACGCCCCAAGAGGACGGGTAG